In Lepus europaeus isolate LE1 unplaced genomic scaffold, mLepTim1.pri SCAFFOLD_129, whole genome shotgun sequence, a genomic segment contains:
- the LOC133754519 gene encoding CDC42 small effector protein 1-like — protein MSEFWHKLGCCVVEKPQPKKKRRRIDRTMIGEPMNFVHLTLIGSGEMGAGDGLAMTGAVQEQMRSKGNRDRPWSNSRGL, from the coding sequence ATGAGTGAATTTTGGCACAAACTGGGCTGCTGTGTGGTAGAGAAACCCCAGCCGAAGAAGAAGAGAAGGCGGATTGACCGGACCATGATTGGAGAACCAATGAATTTTGTCCACCTGACTCTTATTGGCTCCGGCGAGATGGGGGCAGGAGACGGACTTGCCATGACAGGTGCAGTTCAGGAGCAGATGAGATCCAAGGGAAACCGAGATAGGCCATGGAGCAATTCTAGGGGCTTGTAG